The genomic region CATAACCGTGATAAACAAATACTCAGAACAAGGTGCATCTTGGGCATTTTTCCTGTTTAAACAGATGATTCTATAAAGCGCGCCATTTTACTCTCGCAACTACCCAATTACCAGTAACATGTCCGCACCTGTGAAAAAACCACAACAGGTGAAAAAGTATTTAAATTTTCCAATAACTATTATTGTCCAACTAATAAAAAAAACCGGATAATCAGCACATCATTCTTGACCATACATCTCTAACTCCAACCGATCACACACTATCTCATGAAAACAATTGCCGTCATTCCCGCCCGCATGGGCTCATCACGTTTTCCGGGAAAACCCATCGCGCAAATCCTGGGTCGCTCGATGATAGAGCACATTTACAAACGCGTAGCCATGAGTAAATCACTCGACGCTACCTATATCGCAACCTGTGACGAAGAAATCCGCCAGATTGCTGAAAGCTTTGGCGCCCCAGTCATCATGACTGCGGACACACACGAACGCGCCAGTGATCGGATTGCCGAAGCGGTCACCCATCTCCCTGATGCAGAATTGATCGTAATGGTTCAAGGCGACGAACCGATGACACATCCCAATATGATCGACACTGCTGTTGCACCATTTAGAAATGATCCGGAGCTAGGCTGCGTGAACCTGGTACGTAAAATCGATCACGAAGCTGACTATCACGATTTCAACACCATCAAGGTCGTCATGAATCAACACAACAATGCACTCTACATGTCACGCCGTCCGATTCCATCACTGGCAAAAACCGGTTTTGTCGATACCGCTGCGTACAAGCAAGTGTGCATCATTCCTTTCCGCCGCGAAACGCTGTTTCAATACACCCGCCTGCTGCCGACGCCACTGGAACAACTGGAATCGATCGATATGCTGCGCCTGCTCGAACACGGTCTGCAGGTTAAAATGGTACCGACCGAATTTAACACACAAGCTGTCGATACCACGGCTGATCTGCTGCGCGTCGAGAAGCTAATGGCCGCAGATCCATTGCTCGCCCGCTACTAGGAATTACCATGTCATTAAAAGCAAAATTGAACCGCTCCGAATTGACCATCGGCTCCTGGGTCACACTGGGACACCCGTCAATTGCGGAAATCATGGCAGCCGCCGGTTTTGACTGGTTAGTGCTGGATATGGAGCACAGCGTGCTGGAACTCAGCGAAGTGCAATCGATCATCCAGGTACTGGACGGCAAACACTGTCCCGCCATCGTGCGCTTGACTTCCAATCACCCCGATCAGATCAAGCGAGTCATGGATGCTGGCGCCACCGGCATCATGGTGCCGATGATCAAGTGCGCCGCGGATGCCAAAGCTGCTGTGGATGGCGTGTATTATCCGCCGCGCGGTCAACGCGGTGTCGGACTGGCGCGCGCGCAGGGTTACGGCAGCAGCTTTCAGGCTTATCGCCAATGGTTGGAAGAAAATGCGGTAATTGTCGTGATGATTGAACATGTCGATGCGGTCAGAGAGATTGACAGCATTCTTGAGGTTCCCGGTATCGACGCATATATCATTGGCCCCTACGATTTATCCGGCTCCATGGGGCGCCCCGGCGATCTCGATCATCCCGATGTGCAGGCAGCTATCGCACAAGTGCTTGAAGCAGGCCGCCGTGCCGGCAAACCTGGCGGCATTCATGTTATCGAACCTGATTTACAGGCGCTGCAGCAACGCATTCAAACGGGTTTTAATTTTCTTGGGTATGGATTGGATATCCGTATTCTGGATTCGATTTGCCGCACTCATCTGAAAAGCATTCGCGAGACACTTAAAATATCATGAATACATTGATTATTTCCACATCGTCGTTTGATATCGATAATAATCCACCACTACAGCAATTGCTGCAAAAAGGCATGCGCATCATCACCAATCCACATCGCCGTAAACTGACCGAGGATGAAATCATCGAATTACTGAAAGCGGGCTCGGTTGGCATGATCGCAGGTATAGAACCCCTGACCGAACGAGTGTTTCAAACCGCTCCCAACTTGAAAGTCATTTCACGCTGCGGCAGCGGTTTGGATAGTGTCGATCTGTCCGCAGCCGGAAATCGCGGCATTGCTGTCATGAATACACCAGAAGCGCCTGCGCAAGCAGTAGCGGAATTGACGCTGGGATTCATTTTAAGTCTCCTGCGGCAAATCGGCGCAATTGATCAGGCGGTGCGCAAAGGTGAGTGGCCGCGCACGCAGGGCCGCCTGCTGGCGGCGCAAACCGTCGGCATCATCGGCC from Nitrosomonas ureae harbors:
- a CDS encoding HpcH/HpaI aldolase family protein, which gives rise to MSLKAKLNRSELTIGSWVTLGHPSIAEIMAAAGFDWLVLDMEHSVLELSEVQSIIQVLDGKHCPAIVRLTSNHPDQIKRVMDAGATGIMVPMIKCAADAKAAVDGVYYPPRGQRGVGLARAQGYGSSFQAYRQWLEENAVIVVMIEHVDAVREIDSILEVPGIDAYIIGPYDLSGSMGRPGDLDHPDVQAAIAQVLEAGRRAGKPGGIHVIEPDLQALQQRIQTGFNFLGYGLDIRILDSICRTHLKSIRETLKIS
- a CDS encoding 3-deoxy-manno-octulosonate cytidylyltransferase — protein: MKTIAVIPARMGSSRFPGKPIAQILGRSMIEHIYKRVAMSKSLDATYIATCDEEIRQIAESFGAPVIMTADTHERASDRIAEAVTHLPDAELIVMVQGDEPMTHPNMIDTAVAPFRNDPELGCVNLVRKIDHEADYHDFNTIKVVMNQHNNALYMSRRPIPSLAKTGFVDTAAYKQVCIIPFRRETLFQYTRLLPTPLEQLESIDMLRLLEHGLQVKMVPTEFNTQAVDTTADLLRVEKLMAADPLLARY